From Primulina tabacum isolate GXHZ01 chromosome 2, ASM2559414v2, whole genome shotgun sequence, one genomic window encodes:
- the LOC142537522 gene encoding uncharacterized protein LOC142537522 isoform X1: protein MHSKFKSKPRGWEKEKQFQQRYIGKSRENKNFFMAPKRKMEIAVVDENERVLFSTFQNVANNLCQFFSQASANQKQAFEAGHRYSYVKMHEWIAAKLQEGKLLTVPDILGYLQDKMNVPTMGHTEQWGCGTDQNGASASHAELTSLSSSAQQCIGYPDMHMEMNSDATMD from the exons ATGCATTCCAAGTTTAAAAGCAAACCCCGTGGGTGGGAGAAGGAGAAGCAATTTCAGCAAAGATATATTGGGAAATCGAGAGAGAACAAGAATTTCTTCATGGCACCCAAGAGAAAGATGGAAATCGCTGTTGTTGATGAGAACGAAAGGGTTTTGTTCTCCACTTTCCAGAATGTAGCTAACAATCTTTGTCAATTTTTTTCTCAGGCTTCTGCTAACCAAAAGCAGGCTTTTGAGGCTGGCCACCGCTACTCCTAT GTGAAAATGCATGAATGGATTGCAGCAAAGCTGCAAGAAGGGAAACTTTTAACCGTGCCTGATATTCTTGGCTACTTGCAG GATAAGATGAATGTACCAACCATGGGGCATACAGAACAATGGGGTTGTGGAACTGATCAGAATGGTGCAAGCGCATCTCATGCAGAGCTAACGAGTCTGTCTTCCTCTGCTCAGCAATGCATAGGTTATCCTGATATGCATATGGAAATGAACTCTGATGCTACTATGGACTAA
- the LOC142537522 gene encoding uncharacterized protein LOC142537522 isoform X2, whose product MPFNLHWITCVIRYQASANQKQAFEAGHRYSYVKMHEWIAAKLQEGKLLTVPDILGYLQDKMNVPTMGHTEQWGCGTDQNGASASHAELTSLSSSAQQCIGYPDMHMEMNSDATMD is encoded by the exons ATGCCCTTTAATCTGCATTGGATTACATGTGTGATAAGATACCAG GCTTCTGCTAACCAAAAGCAGGCTTTTGAGGCTGGCCACCGCTACTCCTAT GTGAAAATGCATGAATGGATTGCAGCAAAGCTGCAAGAAGGGAAACTTTTAACCGTGCCTGATATTCTTGGCTACTTGCAG GATAAGATGAATGTACCAACCATGGGGCATACAGAACAATGGGGTTGTGGAACTGATCAGAATGGTGCAAGCGCATCTCATGCAGAGCTAACGAGTCTGTCTTCCTCTGCTCAGCAATGCATAGGTTATCCTGATATGCATATGGAAATGAACTCTGATGCTACTATGGACTAA